GATGTTGTTATGAACTCAGCTCAAAAAGGTCAAGAGCTTGCTCATCAAACAGCAACTTCAATGGATGAGATTAATACAGAAGTTGAATCAATTGCCGATGCAATTACAGTAATTGACCAAATTGCTTTCCAAACAAATATTCTTTCACTTAATGCAGCAGTTGAAGCAGCTACTGCTGGAGAAGCTGGAAAAGGATTTGCCGTTGTTGCAGCCGAAGTTAGAAATCTTGCAAATAGATCTGCTGAAGCAGCTAAAGAGATTAAAGACTTAGTTGAAAAAGCTACTTCAAAAGCAAATAATGGTAAAACTATTGCTGATACAATGATTAAAGGTTATGATGAACTTCAAAATGCAATTGTTCAGACTAAACAAATTATAGATAATGTAGCAAATGCCTCAAAAGAACAAGGTTTAGGAATTGCACAAATTAACGATGCAATTACTATCTTAGATAAAAATACACAAGAAAATGCAAGTGATGCAACAAGTATTGCAAACCTAGCAAATGAAGTAAAAGAGTTATCTACTAATTTAATTTCTGTTGCACAAAATGCAAAATTTAAAGAGAGTGCTAGGGCTCAAATTGCTGATACTAATTTAGTTTATGAATTAAATAATCTAAAACTTCAGCACATATTATTCAAAGAGAATAACTTTGCAAGAATTGCAGAAAATAGTAAAATTACAGTAGTAAATGAGACTCAATGTAATTTAGGAAAGTGGATACTTCAAGTAGAAAAAGAAGGAAAACCATTTACAAAAACTGCAAACTGGCAAGCACTTAAAGATGCACATAAAAGAGTTCACGGTGGAGTACAATGTTTCTTAGATAAGAATTTAGAGCATGCTCCAAATGAAAAACTAATTGAAATTGGTAATGGCGTAGAAATAGCTACTGCAGAAGTATTTAAAGCTTTAGATACAGTAAAAGTTGAAAATGCCAATTTATAGAAAGGATACTTATGAAAAAGATTGCAATTATTGATGATGAAATCTCTATTTTAGATATATTACAAAGGTTTTTATCAAGAAAAAATCTTTTTGAGATTGATACATTTGAAAACCCATTAGCAGCATTAGATTCAATACAAAAGAAGAATTATGATTTAATTCTTTGTGATATTATGATGCCACAAATAAATGGTATTGAATTAGTAAAAAAAATAAAAGAGATAAAACCTAATCAAAAAATTATTATGATTACGGCTTTCTCAACAGAAGATAAAATAATTGAATGTGATGGAATAGGAGTAGATGACTATTTAACTAAACCTTTTATTTCAATGAGAGATGTAGAAAATAAAGTTTTAGATGCAGTAGGATTATAAGAGGAAGAAAACTTCCTCTTATTTAATCTCTATAGATTTTTTACTATTTTGTTCTTCTTTTTTTGGAATGATAATTTCTAAAACTCCATTATCACTTCTAGCTTCAATATTTTCTATATCAATGTTTTCAGGAATAGTAAAACTTCTTGTAAATTTACCAAATGATGTTTCAACTTTATAATAATCTTCTTCTTTAATTTCTTCTTTTGTTTTTCTCTCTCCAGAGATAGTTAAAACATCTTTATTTATATCAACTTTAATATCCTCTTTTTTTACTCCTGGTAAATCAACATCAATATGATAAGCACTTTCCCCTTCTCTTGTGTTTACAACAGGAACAAAGCCATTTACTGACTCACTATTAGGATAAACATAAAAACTTTTTTCTAAATCTTTAATTTGTTTAAATGGATCAAATCTTGTAAGTAGCATTTTGACTCCTTAATTTAATTATTCTTGATACTTTATTTATCAAGTTAATGAAATTATAACAAATATTTTTAGCACTTGTCAAGAGTAAGTGCTAATATTTTTAGCAATTTTATATTAAAAGTGCTAAGCAACTACAATAAAAGTAGTAAATATTGTTAATAAATAGATAGCTACTACAATTACATAATCTTTTTTATTTGTATTAACATTATTCATTTTTTCTCCCTTCAATAGGAGAAAAAACTTCTCCTATTAATATTTTTTAATTTTTATAAACCACCTTGGCATGTCATCGGACATAAACTTTCCTTTTTATTTTTTGCATAAAAAAAGGGGAGAAGCAAAAGCTCCTCCCCTTTCAAAATAGATTTTATAAAATCTTATTCGTCTGCGAATTTCGCTTTTTTTGCTGCTCTTCTTCTTGATGTTGGATCAAGTTCTCTTTTCCTAACTCTAATACTTAATGGAGTTACTTCTACAAGCTCATCTTCTTCAATCCACTCTAAAGCATTCTCTAAAGACATTTGTCTTGGTGGAATAAGCTTAATAGCATCATCAGAACCAGATGCTCTTACGTTTGTAAGTGCTTTCCCTTTAATAGGATTAACATCAAGATCATTAGATTTTGCATGCTCTCCAATTACCATTCCAACATATACTTTATCTTGAGGCTTAATATACATAATCCCTCTATCTTGTAAGTTGAAAATTGAGTAACCAAGTGCTTCACCATTTTCCATAGAAACTAATGCTCCATATTTTCTAGATTCAACTGTTCCAGAATATGGTCTAAATTCTAAGAATGAGTGGTTCATAACACCCTCACCTTTTGTATCAGTTAAGAACTCAGTTCTAATACCGATTAACCCTCTTGCAGGAATTTCAAACTCTAATCTTGTAAATCCAGCACCCATTGGTACCATATTTGTCATATTAGCTTTTCTTTTTCCTAATTTTTCAATAATTGTTCCAGAATACTCTTCTGGTGTATCAATTACTAAGTGTTCAAATGGTTCCATAATAACACCATTCTCTTCTTTTGTAATTACTTCTGGTCTTCCAATAGAGAACTCAAAACCTTCTCTTCTCATATTTTCAGCTAGAATAGTAATTTGAAGCTCACCTCTTCCATTTACTTTAAATTTACCTTCACCAATTTGCTCATAACTCATAGCAATATTAGTATTCATTTCAGATTTTAATCTTTCATCAATTTTATTTGAAGTTACAAACTTACCTTCTGTTCCAGCTAATGGAGAGTCATTAACTGCGAATGTAACTGATAGTGTTGGTTCTTCAATATGCATTGGATCTAATGGCATTGGATTTGCAGGATCACAAAGTGAATCCCCAACATCAATAGTTTCAAAACCTGCAACAGCACAGATATCTCCAGCTCCTGCTTTTTGAATTTCAATTCTTTCTAAACCTTTAAATCCAATAAGTTTAGTTACTCTACCTTTAACTTTTTCCCCATCTGCTTTACAAAGCATAACTGTTTCACCCATTGAAATAGTACCGTTGAATAATCTTGCAATACCAATTTTTCCAATGAAGTTATCATAATCAAGAGTAAATACTTGAAGTTGAAGCCCTTCCTCTTCACTTCCATTTGGCTTTGGAACTTCTTTTAAAATTGTTTCAAATAGTGGTTGTAAATCTTTCTTTTCATCTTCTAAAGAATGAATTGCATAACCATCTCTTGCTGCTGCATAAATAACTGGGAATTCAAGTTGTTCTTCATTTGCACCCATTTGATCAAATAGGTCAAATACTTCATCTACTACTCTATCTGGCTCACCAGCTGGCTTATCAATTTTGTTTACAACAACAATTGGTCTGTGTCCTAATGATAAGGCTTTTTTAACAACAAATTTTGTTTGAGGCATAACCCCTTCTTGTGCATCTACAAGTAAAAGCACAGAGTCAACCATCTTTAGAACCCTTTCAACTTCTCCACCAAAATCGGCGTGTCCTGGAGTGTCGATAATATTAATTCTTACACCTTCGTAATCAATAGCAGTATTTTTAGAAAGAATTGTAATCCCTCTTTCTTTTTCAATATCGTTGCTATCCATAACTCTCTCATCAACCTCTTGGTGAGCTGCAAAAGTTCCTGATTGCTTTAATAACTCATCTACAAGTGTAGTTTTACCATGGTCAACGTGTGCAATTACGGCAATATTTCTAATGTCTCTCATTTACTCTCTTTATGATAAATTTTCGCGATTATACTAAAAATTTGCTTAAATTTAGTCTTTTTTAATTTATGAATAAAAATTCATAATCTATTCATAATCTATTCATTGCTTCTTGATAAATTTTCATAAACAATTAATAAAGGGAAATTATGACATACGCTTTTAAAGCTATAAAAGCAAATAGACTCAAAACATCATTGATTATTCTAAGTCTTATCTTTTCTATTACTTCTATTTTTTTGATTACTTCTATTTCAAATGGAGTAATTTCTATGTACTCTTCAATGTTGAAAAGTGATGGAGATATTATTATCACTCAAAAAAATATCTCTGATACTTTTTTCTCTAATATTGATATTAATTTAATAGAAAAAATAAATAGTTTAGATGAAGTTATAAAAACTTCTGCACTAATTGTAGGGGCTTCAATGGTTGAAGATTTACCAATAGTTGCTGTTTATGGAGTAAGTGAAAATAGATTTAAAAACTATGAATTAGTAACTGGCAAATACCCTAAACAAGGAGAGGTTCTTCTTGGAAAATCTATTTATGAAAGTTTAAAAAATCATAATGAAATTCTAATCTCAAATGAAAAATTTAGAGTATCAGGAGTATTTGAAAGTTCTATTGGCTTTGAAAATGGTGGTGCTGTATTAACAATAAGTGATGCAAGTAAGATTTTTAATAAAAGTGCTTCAATGATTATGGTTAATAGCAAAATTGATACAGATATAGAAAAGCTTGTAAACAAGATTAATATCTTTGATAAAAATATTGAAGCTAAATCAACAACTAATTTCGTTGATAACTATAACCAATTTAAAATAATCAAAACTTCATCAAATGTTATCTCATTTATCTCTTTTTGCATGGGACTTTTAACTATTGCTTCAATTTTAAGTATCACAATTAATCAAAGAAAGAGTGAATTTGGAATTAAAAGAGCCCTTGGTATTTCTATGAATAAAATTGTTATTCAAATTATCAATGAAGCTTTAATTCTTGGATTTTTTAGTTTCTTTATTGCCCTTGGTATTTCAAAATCTGTTTTATACTTTATAAAAAACAGCTCTTTTTTACATGGTTATGTAAATGGTGAGATTTCATTAGAGATATCGGTTTTTATACTTTTCACAACACTTAGTATCTCTATTTTAGGTTCGATTTTTCCTGCATTAAATGCTTCTAAAACTGACCCAATGATTTTAATCCAAGGAGATAAAATATGATAACTTTAAAAGAAGTTTCTAAAAAATATGATAAAGATTTTGCCTTAAAAGATATAAATCTAAATATTAAAAAAGGCTCTTTTGTTGCTATTACAGGAGAGAGTGGGAGTGGTAAAACAACTCTTCTTTCTATTTTATCAACACTATTAAAACCAAACTCTGGAGAAATCACTTTTGAAGATACAGAGTATAAAAGTATAAAAAATATGGATAAGTTTAGACAAGAGAATATTGGTTTTGTTTTTCAATTTCACTATCTAATCAATTATCTAACAGTAAAAGAGAATATTCTACTTGCAAATGAAAAAGCAAGTACAGAAGAGATAAGAAAACTATTATCTCTTTTAGATATCAATAACTTAATTAACTCATATCCAAATGAAATCTCAGGGGGTCAACGACAAAGAGTTGCTATTGCAAGAGCTTTAATAAACCATCCTAAAGTTATCTTTGCAGATGAGCCAACAGGAAACCTTGACTCAAAAAACTCTTTAAATGTATTTAATATTTTTAAAAAACTCTCTTCAAATGGAGTAACAATAGTTGTTGCAACACATGATAAAGAGTTAGCAAAACTTGCTGATATAACATTGGAGGTAAAAGATGGACAACTTTAATATTTTTATTGAAAAACAGTTTAGAATCTCTTTACTGTTTTTCTTTTTAGGTCTATTTTTCGGTATTTTATACTCTGTAAATTTACTTGGTATTTTTATTGATTCAACAACACTAAATCCAGTAAATATTAGAAGTTTGCATATCTCACTTATGCTTTATGGTTTTATCCCACTTATGCTTTCATATTTACCTTTTTTACTTATAAATAAAGAAGTAGGTTCTTGTAAAGATGGACTTTTTTACTTAAATCTATATACTATTTTTTGGTATATCTTTTTAATATTTATGATTTCTTCACTGCTTTTTGGAAATACAAGAGGTTTAGCTTTTTATGATTTTCCCTATGAATTAAACTTTATTTTAAGTCTTGCGGGAGTTTTTTATATCATTGCTTTATATAAATTTATCAAGCAGTACGGAGTAAAACCTTTATGGGTTAAAGTCTCTTTATATATTGTATTAGTAGCTCCCCTTGCACTTTTAGTTCTTATGAATCCTACAATTGGGCAAGTTGAAAAAACAGTTACTGGACCACATGGAGACAATACACTTGGAATGAGCTTTGCTTTAATTCCTATTTACTTTCTAATCATCAAACTTCTAAGCCAAAATGAGTTTAAAGCTAGATGGAATATTCTTTGGATTACACCACTGTTTTTTTATATCATCTCAGTTCTTTATAGAAGTTTTATAGGAGAATTAACTTATAACCAAGAGTGGTTTTTCCAATACCTTACTTTACTTTATGTACCCCTTTTATATAGATGGTATAAAGATGCAAAGATAGAAAAGTATGCAAAACTTGCACTTCTTATTTCTATAGCTTCATTTCTTTTTGTAGATATTGAAGGAAATATTCTATTTATTCCAGAGATTAGATGGTTATTTCATAGAAATGATTTAATTGTAGCCCATGCTCATGTTGCTATGGGAATCTCTGTTTTCTTTATGGTTATCTCTATGTTTGTTTCTCATATCAAAGAGCTTCAAACACTAAAATTTTATAGTTTTTATCTTTTTGGTCTTATAGGAATTTTCACTGTTTTATCTCTTAGTGGTTTTGTTCAAGCAGGAGTGTTAAAAGCCTCTATTCATAACTTTTGGATAGCAAGAACTATCTTTGGAATATTTGCTTTTCTTTCAGTTTTAGCCTTTGTAAATATGAAGTTCAAACTTACAAACTTACAAAAGTATAACCTTTTTGGCTTTTTAAATGATGGTTTAGGAGGAGTATTTTTAATCCTTCTTGCTAGTTTTATCTATCCAAGTTTAAACTTTAGTTTTGAAGGAAAATATGAATATATCGTTTTTGCTTTTGTAAGTATGACTGGACTTATTCACTTCTTAGCTTTAAAGTATAAAGAGTATGAATCAATTCTTACAAAATTAACTGTTTTTATTAGAGTTTTTATAAGTTCATTATTTTTCTCACTTTATACAGCAGGAACATTAGAAATTGTTGCACTATTTATATCAGCCTTTGATATTTCAATGGTGGTTTTTTACCTACTTTATTTTTATAAAAAGGAGCAGTTATGCAAAAATTA
This sequence is a window from Halarcobacter bivalviorum. Protein-coding genes within it:
- a CDS encoding response regulator gives rise to the protein MKKIAIIDDEISILDILQRFLSRKNLFEIDTFENPLAALDSIQKKNYDLILCDIMMPQINGIELVKKIKEIKPNQKIIMITAFSTEDKIIECDGIGVDDYLTKPFISMRDVENKVLDAVGL
- a CDS encoding Hsp20/alpha crystallin family protein, whose translation is MLLTRFDPFKQIKDLEKSFYVYPNSESVNGFVPVVNTREGESAYHIDVDLPGVKKEDIKVDINKDVLTISGERKTKEEIKEEDYYKVETSFGKFTRSFTIPENIDIENIEARSDNGVLEIIIPKKEEQNSKKSIEIK
- the typA gene encoding translational GTPase TypA produces the protein MRDIRNIAVIAHVDHGKTTLVDELLKQSGTFAAHQEVDERVMDSNDIEKERGITILSKNTAIDYEGVRINIIDTPGHADFGGEVERVLKMVDSVLLLVDAQEGVMPQTKFVVKKALSLGHRPIVVVNKIDKPAGEPDRVVDEVFDLFDQMGANEEQLEFPVIYAAARDGYAIHSLEDEKKDLQPLFETILKEVPKPNGSEEEGLQLQVFTLDYDNFIGKIGIARLFNGTISMGETVMLCKADGEKVKGRVTKLIGFKGLERIEIQKAGAGDICAVAGFETIDVGDSLCDPANPMPLDPMHIEEPTLSVTFAVNDSPLAGTEGKFVTSNKIDERLKSEMNTNIAMSYEQIGEGKFKVNGRGELQITILAENMRREGFEFSIGRPEVITKEENGVIMEPFEHLVIDTPEEYSGTIIEKLGKRKANMTNMVPMGAGFTRLEFEIPARGLIGIRTEFLTDTKGEGVMNHSFLEFRPYSGTVESRKYGALVSMENGEALGYSIFNLQDRGIMYIKPQDKVYVGMVIGEHAKSNDLDVNPIKGKALTNVRASGSDDAIKLIPPRQMSLENALEWIEEDELVEVTPLSIRVRKRELDPTSRRRAAKKAKFADE
- a CDS encoding ABC transporter permease, giving the protein MTYAFKAIKANRLKTSLIILSLIFSITSIFLITSISNGVISMYSSMLKSDGDIIITQKNISDTFFSNIDINLIEKINSLDEVIKTSALIVGASMVEDLPIVAVYGVSENRFKNYELVTGKYPKQGEVLLGKSIYESLKNHNEILISNEKFRVSGVFESSIGFENGGAVLTISDASKIFNKSASMIMVNSKIDTDIEKLVNKINIFDKNIEAKSTTNFVDNYNQFKIIKTSSNVISFISFCMGLLTIASILSITINQRKSEFGIKRALGISMNKIVIQIINEALILGFFSFFIALGISKSVLYFIKNSSFLHGYVNGEISLEISVFILFTTLSISILGSIFPALNASKTDPMILIQGDKI
- a CDS encoding ABC transporter ATP-binding protein, yielding MITLKEVSKKYDKDFALKDINLNIKKGSFVAITGESGSGKTTLLSILSTLLKPNSGEITFEDTEYKSIKNMDKFRQENIGFVFQFHYLINYLTVKENILLANEKASTEEIRKLLSLLDINNLINSYPNEISGGQRQRVAIARALINHPKVIFADEPTGNLDSKNSLNVFNIFKKLSSNGVTIVVATHDKELAKLADITLEVKDGQL